A genome region from Solanum pennellii chromosome 12, SPENNV200 includes the following:
- the LOC107007091 gene encoding MADS-box protein AGL24-like: MATKRLRDTANYNENVRNSILDKRVTSLFKKAEELSIVCDIEVAIIIFRPGKIQPITWKSPSLAQDVLTRYLSFIEFKRLSKLVTHEDYLQKKVDKKEEQISKLEKMNEAKEMEIPFNQLVEGKSIDELDAREMKGLLKVFAAKMDKLDERKKELNQAPNPPSNKENITLSASPMEESFNDPWFIQTIATLGDVSGVESAQKEGNSVNVEDDRHSKDLD; encoded by the coding sequence ATGGCTACAAAAAGGTTGAGAGATACTGCGAACTACAATGAAAATGTGAGAAATTCCATCTTAGATAAAAGAGTAACAAGTTTGTTCAAGAAAGCAGAAGAGCTATCTATTGTGTGTGACATAGAAGTTgccataattatttttaggcCCGGAAAAATCCAACCCATTACTTGGAAATCCCCAAGTCTAGCTCAGGATGTCTTGACGAGgtatttaagttttattgaATTCAAAAGGCTGTCAAAGTTGGTCACACATGAAGACTATCTTCAAAAGAAAGTTGataagaaagaagaacaaattagcaaattagagaaaatgaatGAGGCGAAGGAAATGGAAATTCCCTTCAACCAACTAGTGGAGGGAAAAagtattgatgaacttgatgcTAGAGAAATGAAAGGTTTGTTAAAGGTGTTTGCTGCAAAAATGGATAAACttgatgaaagaaagaaagaacttAACCAGGCTCCAAATCCTCCATCCAACAAAGAAAACATTACCTTATCAGCAAGTCCAATGGAAGAATCATTCAATGATCCGTGGTTTATTCAGACTATAGCTACATTAGGGGATGTGAGCGGTGTAGAGTCTGCACAAAAAGAAGGAAATAGCGTCAATGTTGAAGATGATAGACATTCCAAGGACCTCGATTga
- the LOC107007043 gene encoding agamous-like MADS-box protein AGL90 yields the protein MATKRLRNTRNYSENVRNSILDRRETSLFKKAEELSILCDVEVAIIIFRPGKIQPVTWKSASLAQDVLTRYLSFIEFKRLNKLVTHEDYLQKKIDKKEEQIRKLEKMNEAKEMEILFNQLVEGKSINELDAREMKGLLKVFAAKMAKLDEKKKELNQTPNPPSNKENITLSASPMEESFNDPWFIQTIATLGDGSGMEFTPKEGNGVNVEDDGHSKDLD from the coding sequence ATGGCTACAAAAAGGCTTAGAAATACTAGGAACTACAGTGAAAATGTGAGAAATTCCATCTTAGATAGAAGAGAGACAAGTTTGTTCAAGAAAGCAGAAGAGCTTTCTATTTTGTGTGATGTGGAAGTTgccataattatttttaggcCAGGAAAAATCCAACCCGTTACTTGGAAATCCGCAAGTCTGGCTCAGGATGTCTTGACAAGGTATTTAAGTTTCATTGAGTTCAAAAGACTTAATAAGTTGGTCACACATGAAGACTATcttcaaaagaaaattgataagaaagaagaacaaattagaaaattagagaaaatgaatGAGGCGAAGGAAATGGAAATCCTCTTCAACCAACTAGTGGAGGGAAAAAGTATTAATGAACTTGATGCTAGAGAAATGAAAGGTTTGTTAAAGGTGTTTGCTGCAAAAATGGCTAAACTtgatgaaaaaaagaaagaacttAACCAGACTCCAAATCCTCCATCCAACAAAGAAAACATTACCTTATCAGCAAGTCCAATGGAAGAGTCATTCAATGACCCGTGGTTTATTCAGACTATAGCTACATTAGGGGATGGAAGTGGTATGGAgtttacaccaaaagaaggcaaTGGCGTCAATGTTGAAGATGATGGACATTCCAAGGACCTCGATTGA